Proteins from a genomic interval of Youhaiella tibetensis:
- a CDS encoding Gfo/Idh/MocA family protein translates to MIGTGNIAARHLSLLGETDTDVEVVAHLSRNPARAEAAAAEFGGRAYQSLDALLGEGRPDAVIVTVPPAEHGAIEDALIAAGVPFLVEKPIGLDKAVPAAINERILSKGLVAAVGYNWRALDTLGAVREQLAITPLRMVLGRFHVGTPAAPWWRFEAQSGGQMVEQACHMIDLARHLAGEGRLLGAAGSFGALPGFSDGDVAGASAALLQFGTVPGVVTATCVLPDGPGPELRLICEGCEIVVTLGAVEFIKGKTVSRVPSGASSYTLQNRAFFAAVRQGDPNAVTCSYSDALGTHRLAIEIAANIQHN, encoded by the coding sequence ATGATCGGGACCGGCAACATTGCCGCACGCCACCTCTCGCTGCTCGGCGAAACCGATACCGACGTTGAGGTCGTAGCCCATCTCTCTCGCAATCCGGCCAGGGCGGAGGCTGCGGCGGCGGAGTTCGGCGGTCGCGCCTACCAATCACTCGACGCGCTGCTCGGTGAGGGGCGGCCCGACGCCGTGATCGTCACGGTGCCGCCCGCGGAGCATGGCGCGATCGAAGACGCCCTGATTGCGGCCGGCGTGCCCTTCCTGGTTGAAAAGCCGATCGGCCTCGATAAGGCGGTGCCTGCCGCCATAAACGAGCGGATCCTGAGCAAGGGATTGGTCGCCGCTGTCGGATACAACTGGCGCGCCCTCGATACGCTTGGTGCCGTAAGGGAACAACTCGCGATAACACCACTGCGAATGGTGCTGGGCCGCTTCCATGTCGGCACGCCAGCGGCGCCCTGGTGGCGCTTTGAGGCGCAGAGCGGCGGACAGATGGTCGAGCAGGCCTGCCACATGATCGACCTCGCCCGACACCTCGCAGGCGAAGGCCGGTTACTCGGCGCAGCCGGCAGCTTTGGCGCCCTTCCAGGGTTCAGCGACGGCGACGTCGCCGGAGCCAGCGCGGCGCTGTTGCAGTTCGGGACCGTCCCAGGCGTCGTGACGGCCACCTGCGTGTTGCCCGATGGTCCGGGGCCGGAACTGCGACTCATCTGCGAAGGCTGCGAGATCGTGGTTACGCTCGGTGCTGTCGAGTTCATCAAGGGCAAGACCGTGTCTCGCGTCCCAAGCGGCGCGAGCAGCTACACGCTCCAGAACCGCGCCTTCTTTGCGGCCGTGCGCCAGGGAGATCCGAATGCGGTGACCTGCAGCTATTCGGATGCGCTGGGCACCCACCGGCTCGCGATCGAAATCGCCGCCAATATCCAACATAACTAG
- a CDS encoding Wzz/FepE/Etk N-terminal domain-containing protein produces MLERTGYPEAGLPQPSDIKTIDLARLVSLVRRQGLVLASCVALMLLLAGVYLTLAPRSYVSAGQILIDRNLEQVTGENGTTSTSATDLEAQVLNQVEVLRSSRVAKAVARAENLMTDQQFLNPPPSFSQRVRGLVGMGPPPRPATLEATLDEVVGMLRANVQVDRMGRSSIIRVGYEAATPELAQRIARAYAEALLQDQLNAELEATGAAADWLQQRLAEIGESQRQASLAIEKYRQETGLTVGQDRDLTTQRINTLSNQLAEAQAETVRLRALSAQLKSVVEAGPESASNYVSLLGGTQADPAEIAALRNQVATLASRIGDVEAKYGADHPQLANLKAEKAALDNRIFALLQNLDEQYRTQYTIAQEQETGLRADIDAEGHSAGAISQEQVRLNELQQRSDALRSLYNSYLTRYEEAVQRQSFPIPSVRIVTDALLPENPSSPRTIIIIAAAVIAGCFIGAVIGLLNELRERGFRTGAQIRQQLGLRFLGYMPRLQLDAARPDESLRGAVRTALAPRMGRRWGAPLAETLKTTRLLLQPVADRGTAVLGILSVLPGEGKSTVALALAEILTASGARVLLIDADEGAGSHSGLPVRLLPSQLGDWRKVAAADPETGLVRLSAASPEAGSGDLSSVAMQKVLAEARGQFDYVILDLPALGTVVDAFSVLPFTDASILVAEWGRTPRRVLRTMLEHEPELADHTIGVILNKVDLGALPRFTELGGIERFAYRGERRRIGSGKEAAPN; encoded by the coding sequence ATGCTTGAACGAACCGGATACCCTGAAGCGGGGCTGCCGCAGCCCTCTGACATCAAGACCATTGACCTGGCTCGCCTGGTGTCGCTCGTGCGCCGGCAGGGTTTGGTTCTGGCTAGCTGCGTAGCGCTCATGCTGCTGCTGGCCGGCGTCTATCTCACGCTGGCGCCGCGAAGCTACGTCTCGGCCGGCCAGATTCTCATCGACAGGAACCTGGAGCAGGTGACGGGCGAGAACGGCACCACGTCGACCAGCGCCACCGATCTCGAAGCCCAGGTTCTCAACCAGGTGGAAGTCCTGCGCTCCAGCCGGGTCGCAAAGGCGGTCGCCCGCGCCGAAAACCTGATGACCGACCAGCAATTTCTCAATCCGCCGCCGTCGTTCTCGCAGCGGGTCAGGGGGTTGGTTGGCATGGGCCCTCCGCCGCGCCCGGCGACTCTGGAGGCAACTCTCGATGAGGTCGTGGGTATGTTGCGGGCCAATGTGCAGGTCGACCGGATGGGACGCAGCTCGATCATTCGCGTCGGCTACGAGGCCGCGACGCCAGAACTCGCCCAGCGCATCGCGCGCGCCTATGCCGAAGCCTTGCTGCAGGACCAGCTCAACGCCGAGCTGGAAGCGACCGGTGCCGCGGCCGACTGGCTGCAACAGCGCCTCGCCGAAATCGGCGAGAGCCAGCGTCAGGCCAGCCTCGCAATCGAGAAATACCGCCAGGAAACCGGCCTGACTGTCGGCCAGGACCGCGACCTCACCACCCAGCGGATCAACACGCTCTCCAATCAGCTCGCCGAGGCGCAGGCCGAGACGGTTCGCCTGCGGGCGCTGTCGGCGCAGCTCAAGTCGGTGGTCGAGGCTGGGCCGGAATCGGCATCCAACTATGTTTCGCTGCTCGGGGGCACACAGGCCGACCCGGCCGAAATCGCCGCGTTGCGAAACCAGGTCGCCACCCTTGCCAGCCGGATCGGGGATGTCGAGGCCAAGTACGGTGCGGATCATCCGCAACTGGCCAACCTCAAGGCCGAAAAGGCGGCACTGGACAACCGCATTTTCGCGCTTCTGCAGAACCTGGATGAGCAGTACCGCACCCAGTACACCATTGCCCAGGAGCAGGAGACCGGCCTGCGCGCCGACATCGACGCAGAAGGCCACAGCGCTGGGGCCATCAGCCAGGAGCAGGTGCGGCTCAACGAGCTCCAGCAACGCTCCGACGCCTTGCGTTCGCTCTACAACAGCTATCTCACGCGCTACGAAGAGGCCGTCCAGCGCCAGAGCTTCCCGATTCCTTCCGTTCGGATCGTGACCGATGCACTGCTCCCGGAGAATCCGTCTAGCCCGAGGACGATAATCATCATCGCCGCTGCGGTCATCGCTGGATGTTTCATCGGCGCCGTCATCGGGCTGCTCAACGAGCTGCGCGAGCGCGGCTTCAGGACGGGCGCGCAGATCCGGCAGCAACTCGGCCTGCGTTTCCTTGGCTACATGCCTCGACTGCAGCTCGATGCGGCCCGGCCGGACGAAAGTCTGCGGGGAGCCGTGCGGACGGCACTCGCGCCCCGCATGGGACGACGCTGGGGTGCGCCATTGGCGGAGACCCTCAAGACGACGCGCTTGTTGCTGCAGCCGGTCGCCGATCGGGGAACCGCCGTTCTCGGCATCCTGTCGGTCCTCCCCGGAGAGGGAAAATCGACGGTGGCGCTGGCGCTTGCGGAGATCCTGACCGCCAGTGGGGCCCGCGTATTGCTGATCGATGCGGATGAGGGGGCCGGATCACACTCGGGCTTGCCTGTCCGGCTGCTTCCCTCCCAGTTGGGCGACTGGCGCAAAGTCGCGGCAGCCGATCCCGAAACCGGGTTGGTCAGGTTGTCGGCGGCTTCGCCTGAGGCAGGGAGCGGCGATCTCTCAAGCGTGGCAATGCAGAAGGTGCTGGCGGAAGCACGCGGGCAGTTCGACTACGTGATCCTCGACCTACCGGCGCTGGGAACCGTCGTCGACGCCTTTTCGGTGCTGCCCTTTACCGATGCCAGCATCCTGGTGGCCGAGTGGGGGAGGACGCCCCGGCGCGTGCTCCGCACAATGCTCGAGCACGAACCCGAGCTTGCCGATCACACCATCGGGGTGATCCTCAACAAGGTCGATCTGGGCGCGTTGCCCAGGTTTACGGAGCTTGGGGGGATCGAGCGCTTCGCCTATCGCGGCGAGAGGCGCCGTATCGGGAGCGGAAAGGAAGCGGCGCCCAACTAG
- a CDS encoding glycosyltransferase family 2 protein — MSVLVLIVIPTLNESRHIGALLDALLVEAEALDARIVVADGGSTDETLSIVGRLALGTSRIAIVHNRRRVQSAAVNLAVEQFGDDADYLVRVDAHGAYPPDYCRALVAEAEQRRVASIVVPMVTVGRAQFQRAVAAAQNSPIGTGGSAHRIGGACGPVDHGHHALMRVNAFRAVGGYDETFRANEDAELDHRLRMAGHTIWLTDRTRMTYFPRDNAWGLFRQYFAYGGGRARNIFKHHMRPRLRQVAPLAILPVVLLAALSIWHWGFLVPLALWGVGCIALGMRAARKFYPDDAVPAVFLPLVGIAAMVMHLGWSAGFWLHVAQRPFRREPS, encoded by the coding sequence ATGAGTGTGCTTGTGCTCATCGTGATCCCGACGCTCAACGAGAGCCGGCACATAGGGGCGCTGCTCGATGCGCTTCTGGTGGAAGCCGAGGCCCTCGATGCACGCATCGTCGTCGCGGATGGCGGGAGCACCGATGAGACGCTCTCGATTGTGGGGCGCCTCGCCTTAGGGACCTCCCGTATCGCCATTGTCCACAACCGCCGGCGCGTTCAGAGCGCCGCCGTCAATTTGGCCGTCGAGCAGTTCGGCGACGATGCCGACTACCTTGTGCGGGTGGACGCCCATGGTGCCTACCCACCCGACTATTGCCGGGCGCTGGTGGCCGAAGCCGAACAGCGGCGGGTTGCAAGCATTGTCGTGCCGATGGTGACCGTGGGCCGGGCGCAGTTCCAGCGCGCCGTGGCTGCGGCGCAGAACTCTCCCATCGGGACGGGCGGTTCGGCGCACCGCATCGGGGGAGCCTGCGGACCGGTCGACCACGGGCACCACGCCCTCATGCGCGTGAACGCCTTCAGGGCGGTGGGTGGTTATGACGAGACGTTCCGCGCCAACGAGGATGCCGAACTTGATCACCGGCTGCGGATGGCGGGCCATACCATCTGGCTCACAGATCGGACCCGGATGACCTATTTCCCGCGCGACAACGCGTGGGGGCTCTTTCGCCAGTATTTCGCGTACGGCGGGGGCAGGGCGCGGAACATCTTCAAACACCACATGCGCCCCCGCCTGCGCCAGGTTGCACCGCTTGCAATCCTGCCCGTGGTGCTTCTGGCGGCGCTCTCTATTTGGCACTGGGGGTTTCTCGTGCCGCTGGCGCTCTGGGGCGTCGGGTGCATCGCGCTCGGCATGCGTGCCGCCAGAAAGTTCTACCCTGATGACGCGGTTCCGGCCGTGTTCTTGCCGCTGGTGGGCATTGCGGCGATGGTCATGCACCTGGGCTGGTCGGCTGGCTTCTGGCTGCATGTCGCGCAGCGTCCGTTCAGGCGCGAACCTTCGTGA
- a CDS encoding glycosyl transferase family 1: MLKILYLVPNLSDPAVARRVAMFRLGGAQVEIAGFRRSDAPPAELPLERLVELDITHDGRMLQRLVAALGAASRARGWGRSLSRPDIIVARNLEMLGIANRLLDLWPQAPSLVYECLDIHRLMLRSDGLGKGMRAIEQRLLRRASLLLTSSPAFLSNYFDTVGAPPAFLVENKVLAEADDERGRNPALDGSMAPIRVGWFGALRCQKSLNALEKVSRALGGRLDVTLRGRPALTEFDDFHGEVAASPNLKFAGSYRYPDDLPGLYSAVHFSWAIDFFEEGQNSRWLLPNRLYEGCLHGAIPIALAGTETATFIEGLGIGLTIPDIEPQTLSDLFSSISPERLRALANAVAAMDPAAFRCDAKACAELVERLARTKSTGETMEQAA; encoded by the coding sequence TTGCTCAAAATCCTCTATCTGGTTCCAAACCTGTCCGATCCGGCCGTGGCGCGCCGCGTGGCCATGTTCCGCCTGGGCGGCGCGCAGGTCGAGATTGCGGGGTTCCGTCGCTCGGATGCGCCTCCCGCCGAGCTGCCGCTGGAAAGGCTCGTGGAGCTCGATATCACTCATGACGGCCGTATGCTCCAGCGTCTGGTCGCAGCGCTGGGCGCGGCGAGCCGCGCTCGCGGCTGGGGACGTTCGCTCTCTCGCCCCGACATCATCGTCGCGCGCAACCTGGAGATGCTGGGCATCGCCAATCGTCTGCTCGACCTTTGGCCGCAAGCGCCGTCACTCGTCTACGAGTGCCTCGATATCCACCGCCTGATGTTGCGCAGCGACGGGTTGGGGAAGGGCATGCGGGCAATCGAACAGCGTCTGCTCCGCCGCGCCTCGTTGCTGCTGACCAGTTCCCCGGCCTTTCTGAGCAACTATTTCGATACCGTGGGAGCCCCTCCGGCCTTCCTCGTTGAGAACAAGGTGCTCGCAGAGGCAGACGACGAACGAGGCCGCAATCCCGCGCTCGATGGAAGCATGGCGCCCATCCGCGTCGGCTGGTTCGGCGCCCTGCGCTGCCAAAAGTCGCTGAACGCGCTCGAGAAGGTTTCTAGGGCGCTTGGAGGGCGTCTCGATGTGACGTTGCGCGGGCGGCCAGCGCTCACCGAGTTCGATGATTTCCATGGCGAGGTCGCCGCCTCGCCGAACCTGAAATTTGCCGGTTCCTATCGCTATCCGGATGATCTGCCAGGTCTCTATTCTGCGGTGCACTTTTCCTGGGCGATCGACTTCTTCGAGGAGGGCCAGAATTCGCGCTGGCTCCTGCCGAACCGGCTCTACGAGGGCTGCCTGCACGGCGCCATCCCCATTGCCCTTGCAGGAACCGAGACCGCCACCTTCATCGAGGGTTTGGGCATTGGCCTGACCATCCCCGATATTGAACCGCAGACGCTGTCGGACCTCTTCTCCAGCATCTCACCAGAGCGGCTTCGAGCGCTGGCGAACGCCGTCGCGGCCATGGACCCGGCCGCTTTCCGTTGCGATGCAAAAGCGTGTGCGGAACTGGTCGAGCGACTCGCCCGGACGAAATCGACCGGCGAAACGATGGAGCAGGCGGCATGA
- a CDS encoding glycosyltransferase, translating to MARVDICVCTFRRSFLAETLRSIALLDRGEYEIRVIVADNDAMPTARELVREAAREMPFPLQYVHAPGANISIARNACLDAADGDFIAFVDDDEVVGREWIRALVEQAQATGAAAVLGPVRAVYGQNAPGWMVEGDFHSTLPVFVNGTIRTGYTCNVLVRWSPPFRDVRFDPALGRSGGEDTDFFNRLVALGGVIAFAPDARVEEPVPADRATMAWLVRRRLRFGQTHGMLLGGSRAATAVLAASKVGYCCAMTGLTAFSPVKRRRNWLRAVLHVGVLGGLIGVRQRAHYGEASSP from the coding sequence ATGGCCCGAGTCGATATCTGCGTTTGCACTTTCCGCCGCTCCTTCCTTGCCGAGACCCTCCGGTCCATCGCCCTGCTTGACCGGGGCGAGTACGAAATCCGGGTCATCGTGGCCGACAACGACGCGATGCCGACGGCCCGCGAACTGGTTCGGGAGGCGGCGCGCGAGATGCCGTTTCCTCTCCAATACGTCCACGCACCCGGAGCCAACATCAGTATCGCGCGGAATGCCTGCCTCGACGCGGCGGATGGCGATTTCATTGCCTTCGTCGATGACGACGAGGTGGTCGGGCGCGAATGGATCCGCGCCTTGGTGGAGCAGGCTCAAGCCACGGGGGCAGCGGCTGTTCTGGGACCGGTTCGCGCCGTCTATGGCCAGAACGCGCCAGGCTGGATGGTCGAGGGAGATTTCCATTCGACCCTTCCGGTCTTCGTGAACGGGACGATCCGCACCGGCTACACCTGCAACGTGCTGGTCCGCTGGAGCCCGCCTTTCCGGGATGTTCGTTTCGATCCTGCCCTCGGCCGCAGCGGGGGAGAGGACACGGACTTCTTCAATCGCCTCGTGGCGCTGGGGGGCGTGATCGCTTTCGCGCCGGACGCCAGGGTGGAAGAACCCGTGCCGGCGGATCGGGCGACCATGGCCTGGCTGGTGCGCAGGCGGCTGCGTTTCGGCCAGACCCACGGAATGCTCTTGGGCGGTTCACGCGCGGCGACGGCGGTGCTGGCCGCATCCAAGGTCGGCTATTGCTGCGCGATGACCGGATTGACGGCCTTTTCGCCGGTCAAGCGGCGGCGCAACTGGCTGCGCGCCGTCCTGCATGTCGGTGTCCTGGGAGGACTGATCGGCGTGCGCCAGCGCGCCCACTACGGGGAGGCGTCATCGCCTTGA
- a CDS encoding ABC transporter substrate-binding protein — MHSKLKGLLGAAALAIVAGIGLDITTTATYAQAQETKLVDDFMTWSLSDYEKETGKTVPEFKQSPQFDADVASGALPPVADRLPAREDVMVERPREGIGTYGGTIRYNATNPQSFGNVGYTAWDAHLAGVTTNWEIVYPDIAKSIVLADDNMSATVTLRRGMKWSDGEPVTADDILFFFNDIGGQGDLPPLPGNFVVGGKPVTVEKVDDENVVFHFAAPNPAFILTVARAEAGFPLAPKHYLQKWHKDYNPDADAVAKQEGFASWVDAFVSHQNGQTGDFQVDPNLPVLKPWRLTQVDQFGNQYYKRNPFYWKVDTEGNQLPYIDEQVRMLISDPEVVKLNVQSGQLDYADKFAQADLPVLKAGEQAGNYTTMLFSADQGAIVKYQFNLTVDDPVLRQVFNDVRFREAMSLALNRPEINDTIFFGLGVPRQWGVSSKSPLYEDWMGPYFADYDVDKANALLDEMGLTKGPDGVRQRPDGQPLRIILSDAINRVQLSELVAEYWTALGVPTQVNTVTRETFAQAVAAGQVQASVWFADVVSEKDMYTRPIWFRPPYGLDTNPVGGGLAWRQWDLTGGKEGEEPPPEFKAQQELVNRWQATKLGSDEYYALGKEVVGNTVKQMLHIGTVGEVPYIYTRSNKLKNFPGDQMLYIDHLRGGHAEQWYLAQ, encoded by the coding sequence ATGCATAGTAAGTTGAAAGGACTATTGGGGGCCGCCGCCCTCGCCATAGTGGCGGGCATCGGCCTCGACATCACCACGACGGCGACCTACGCGCAGGCGCAGGAAACCAAGCTGGTCGACGACTTCATGACCTGGAGCCTTTCCGACTACGAGAAGGAAACAGGCAAGACTGTTCCCGAATTCAAGCAATCGCCCCAGTTCGACGCTGATGTCGCCAGCGGCGCCCTGCCCCCTGTGGCGGACCGCCTGCCGGCGCGCGAGGACGTCATGGTCGAGCGCCCGCGTGAAGGCATCGGCACCTATGGCGGCACGATCCGCTACAACGCCACCAATCCTCAATCCTTCGGCAATGTCGGCTATACCGCCTGGGACGCTCACCTGGCCGGCGTCACTACGAACTGGGAAATCGTCTATCCCGATATCGCCAAGAGCATCGTCCTAGCCGACGACAATATGTCGGCCACCGTCACTCTGCGCCGCGGCATGAAGTGGAGCGACGGGGAGCCGGTAACGGCGGACGACATCCTCTTCTTCTTCAACGATATCGGCGGCCAGGGCGACCTGCCTCCGCTTCCGGGCAACTTTGTCGTGGGTGGCAAGCCGGTCACGGTCGAAAAGGTCGATGACGAAAACGTCGTCTTCCATTTCGCCGCCCCCAATCCGGCTTTCATCCTGACGGTGGCGCGAGCGGAGGCAGGTTTCCCGCTTGCCCCCAAGCATTACCTGCAGAAGTGGCACAAGGACTACAATCCCGATGCCGACGCCGTCGCCAAACAGGAAGGTTTCGCTTCCTGGGTGGACGCCTTCGTCTCGCACCAGAACGGGCAGACCGGCGACTTCCAGGTCGATCCCAACCTGCCGGTGCTCAAGCCCTGGCGCCTGACCCAGGTCGATCAGTTCGGCAACCAGTACTACAAGCGCAATCCCTTCTACTGGAAGGTCGACACCGAGGGTAACCAGCTCCCCTATATCGATGAGCAGGTGCGCATGCTCATTTCCGACCCGGAAGTGGTCAAGCTCAACGTGCAGTCGGGCCAGCTCGACTATGCCGACAAGTTCGCGCAGGCCGACCTGCCGGTGCTCAAGGCCGGCGAGCAGGCGGGCAACTACACCACCATGCTCTTCAGCGCCGACCAGGGCGCGATTGTCAAATACCAGTTCAACCTGACAGTCGACGATCCGGTACTGCGTCAGGTCTTCAACGACGTGCGCTTCCGCGAGGCCATGTCCCTGGCGCTCAACCGCCCCGAAATCAACGACACCATCTTCTTCGGCCTGGGCGTGCCGCGCCAGTGGGGCGTCTCCTCCAAGTCCCCGCTCTACGAGGACTGGATGGGCCCCTACTTCGCCGACTACGACGTGGATAAGGCCAACGCCCTGCTCGACGAGATGGGCCTGACCAAGGGACCCGATGGCGTGCGCCAGCGCCCGGACGGCCAGCCGCTGCGCATCATCCTTTCTGACGCCATCAACCGCGTGCAGCTTTCCGAACTCGTCGCCGAGTACTGGACGGCGCTGGGCGTACCGACCCAGGTCAACACCGTGACCCGCGAGACCTTTGCGCAGGCGGTGGCGGCCGGTCAGGTGCAGGCTTCGGTCTGGTTCGCGGACGTGGTGTCGGAAAAAGACATGTATACCCGTCCCATCTGGTTCCGCCCGCCCTATGGCCTGGACACCAACCCCGTGGGCGGCGGCCTCGCCTGGCGGCAATGGGACCTGACCGGCGGCAAGGAAGGCGAAGAGCCCCCGCCCGAGTTCAAGGCCCAGCAGGAACTGGTCAATCGCTGGCAGGCAACCAAGCTCGGCTCGGACGAATACTACGCCCTGGGCAAGGAAGTGGTCGGCAACACCGTCAAGCAGATGCTGCACATCGGCACGGTCGGCGAGGTTCCCTACATCTACACCCGCTCCAACAAGCTCAAGAACTTCCCAGGCGACCAGATGCTCTACATCGACCACCTGCGCGGCGGTCATGCCGAGCAGTGGTACCTCGCCCAGTAA
- the galU gene encoding UTP--glucose-1-phosphate uridylyltransferase GalU: MVKQVKTAVFPVAGLGTRFLPATKAMPKEMLTVVDRPLIQYAVDEAREAGITHFVFVTGRNKGVIEDHFDRQFEIEAMLEARGKMAALESLREDLPSAGRTSFTRQQEPLGLGHAVWCARELVGNEPFALLLPDMLFKGRRGVLKQMMETYEETGGNVIAVEEVPRQEVSSYGVIGRGRGDDAGFQITEMVEKPDPHNAPSNLIISGRYILRPEIFSLLADQPRGAGGEIQLTDAMQSLMGIQPFFGVKYEGQSFDCGSKIGFLTANVAYALDREEIGEGFLAALAKLGLHTALIDGFKVAAE; this comes from the coding sequence CGGGCCTTGGAACCAGATTCCTTCCGGCGACGAAGGCCATGCCCAAGGAGATGCTGACGGTCGTCGACCGGCCGCTCATCCAGTATGCCGTCGATGAGGCCAGGGAAGCCGGAATCACCCACTTCGTCTTCGTCACCGGACGCAACAAGGGTGTTATCGAGGATCACTTCGACCGTCAGTTCGAGATCGAGGCGATGCTCGAGGCCCGCGGCAAGATGGCCGCTCTGGAGTCGCTCCGCGAGGACCTGCCCTCGGCCGGACGGACCAGCTTCACGCGCCAGCAGGAGCCGTTGGGGCTCGGCCACGCCGTCTGGTGCGCGCGCGAGCTCGTCGGCAACGAACCGTTCGCGCTGCTGTTGCCGGACATGCTTTTCAAGGGCCGCCGCGGCGTGCTCAAGCAGATGATGGAGACTTACGAGGAAACGGGCGGCAACGTCATCGCCGTCGAAGAGGTGCCGCGCCAGGAGGTGTCATCCTACGGCGTCATCGGGCGGGGTCGAGGCGATGACGCGGGCTTCCAGATCACGGAAATGGTCGAAAAACCCGATCCCCACAATGCCCCCTCCAACCTCATCATCTCTGGCCGCTACATTCTGCGGCCGGAAATCTTCTCGTTGCTCGCCGACCAGCCGAGAGGCGCGGGCGGAGAAATCCAGCTCACCGATGCCATGCAGAGCCTGATGGGGATCCAACCCTTCTTCGGAGTTAAGTATGAAGGCCAGTCCTTCGACTGCGGCTCCAAGATCGGGTTCCTAACCGCCAACGTCGCCTACGCTCTCGACCGCGAAGAGATCGGTGAGGGGTTCCTCGCCGCTCTGGCCAAGCTCGGCCTCCACACCGCCCTGATCGACGGCTTCAAGGTCGCAGCCGAATAG
- a CDS encoding exo-alpha-sialidase: MIPLSQVKYQPELSRTYLGSPSVVRLPDNALVVSHDYYGVGCPRNHESEESLTSIYRSEDNGATWVNITHIMNCYWSTLFYHNGALYIFGTSQQYGSIVIRRSDDGGYTWTHPTAPENGWLFAGGYYHDGPNYHCAPVAVTIHNGRIYKAFEDCTPCVWGTGFQACVVSAPVDADLLNAANWTMSNKLPFDPAWIPKEWGRTLKPGWREGNVVADPDGQLWDIMTFEAGPLEAEKSARIKIEDDGKRITFDPTTGYFDLPGCKAKLTIRRDPVSGEYLTIGNALDDHAILRQWAREEDDSFTRFHKDHSMRQRNKVYVLASKDLWNWRRVKLLIKDETGLKPEDSIRLSGFQYTDWQFDGPDDIIFAVRSAYRGAANFHDANRIYYGTVPNFRQLL, translated from the coding sequence ATGATCCCCCTTAGCCAAGTCAAGTATCAGCCCGAGCTCTCGCGCACGTACCTGGGGAGCCCCAGCGTCGTGCGGCTGCCCGACAATGCGCTCGTCGTCAGCCACGACTATTACGGCGTCGGCTGCCCCCGGAACCACGAATCCGAGGAAAGCCTCACCTCCATCTACCGCTCGGAGGATAACGGAGCGACGTGGGTCAACATCACCCACATCATGAACTGCTACTGGAGCACCCTGTTCTACCACAACGGTGCCCTCTACATCTTCGGCACCAGCCAGCAGTATGGCTCCATTGTCATCCGCCGGAGCGACGACGGCGGCTACACCTGGACACATCCGACCGCGCCCGAAAACGGCTGGCTCTTCGCCGGCGGCTACTACCACGATGGTCCGAACTATCATTGCGCGCCGGTAGCCGTGACCATCCATAATGGTCGTATCTACAAAGCCTTCGAAGATTGCACGCCCTGTGTCTGGGGCACTGGCTTCCAGGCTTGCGTGGTCTCGGCACCAGTCGACGCGGACCTGCTCAATGCCGCCAACTGGACGATGAGCAACAAGCTCCCCTTCGATCCGGCATGGATACCCAAGGAATGGGGCCGCACGCTCAAGCCGGGCTGGCGCGAAGGCAATGTCGTGGCCGATCCCGATGGCCAGCTCTGGGACATCATGACTTTCGAGGCCGGACCGCTCGAGGCCGAAAAATCCGCCCGCATCAAGATCGAGGACGACGGCAAGCGCATCACCTTCGATCCAACAACCGGCTATTTCGACCTGCCCGGCTGTAAGGCCAAGCTCACTATCCGCCGCGATCCGGTAAGCGGGGAATACCTCACCATCGGCAATGCGCTCGACGACCATGCGATCCTGCGCCAGTGGGCCCGCGAAGAAGACGACAGCTTCACCCGCTTCCACAAAGACCACTCGATGCGCCAGCGCAACAAGGTCTACGTGCTGGCCTCCAAGGACCTCTGGAACTGGCGCCGGGTAAAGCTCCTCATCAAGGACGAAACCGGCCTCAAGCCCGAGGATTCCATCCGCCTGAGCGGCTTCCAGTACACCGATTGGCAGTTCGACGGCCCCGACGACATCATCTTCGCGGTGCGGTCGGCCTATCGCGGTGCCGCCAATTTCCACGACGCCAATCGCATCTACTACGGAACCGTCCCGAACTTCCGCCAGCTGCTCTAG